The following coding sequences lie in one Peribacillus frigoritolerans genomic window:
- a CDS encoding DUF2935 domain-containing protein has translation MNEFLEKTARFEHRFWLQILGDHARFIHESLAPVEVENIEIASEFIQVFDALLGKANSEEISQLTAIAEEETLRFREFKLSLIKEHLVGKIKIHLSPSFLNHMVNELEEYLRLLKYFNSDQMPPVFHELHHHLVWLLDAAGHAGAISSNMDEVEKRLKEKSDQYKKHFNDFYFKAVEMAGFLRTNLSTFPALEKMNADVTLEIKFFQHFLLELEELDLSAQALGTLSPLMADHMWREECYYLTKLAESTDTEKPNCDPAKPRLVD, from the coding sequence ATGAACGAGTTTTTGGAGAAAACAGCAAGATTCGAGCATCGGTTTTGGCTGCAAATCTTAGGAGACCATGCGAGGTTCATCCATGAGTCTTTAGCTCCAGTTGAAGTGGAAAACATTGAAATTGCCTCTGAATTCATTCAAGTTTTTGATGCTCTCCTTGGTAAAGCCAATTCGGAAGAGATTTCGCAACTTACTGCCATCGCAGAAGAAGAGACATTAAGATTTAGGGAGTTTAAGTTAAGCCTGATTAAAGAACATCTGGTAGGTAAAATAAAAATACATCTTTCACCCTCATTCCTTAATCATATGGTGAACGAATTAGAAGAATATTTAAGATTATTGAAATACTTCAATTCAGATCAAATGCCGCCGGTTTTTCATGAACTTCATCATCATTTAGTTTGGCTGTTAGATGCAGCAGGACATGCAGGTGCAATATCATCCAATATGGATGAAGTTGAAAAAAGATTAAAAGAGAAAAGTGACCAATATAAAAAACATTTTAATGATTTTTATTTTAAAGCTGTTGAAATGGCTGGATTTTTACGAACCAATCTGTCAACATTCCCAGCATTGGAAAAAATGAATGCGGACGTCACATTGGAAATTAAATTCTTCCAGCACTTCCTGCTTGAATTGGAGGAGCTTGACCTTAGTGCGCAGGCTCTTGGAACGCTTTCGCCATTAATGGCAGATCATATGTGGCGTGAAGAATGTTATTATTTAACGAAACTCGCTGAATCGACAGACACGGAAAAGCCAAACTGCGATCCAGCGAAACCGAGGCTAGTTGATTAG
- a CDS encoding lysozyme family protein, whose protein sequence is MKKKKRKKSKKVFTIFILVFAFLLIKEIMQTPYSENVTTSVNTLDSFANVKKYSSLLRDELAKYGLEEHTSTLIALMQQESRGRGGDPMQASESAGLDPNTITDPTESIKYGVKHFKRINEYGNEKGVDFATILQAYNMGIGYIDFVANEGGKHNEELAKKFSMLQVEKNPTLYDCGGDKDNFRYPYCYGDYSYSAKVSKNIEDLADSISAQADGE, encoded by the coding sequence GTGAAGAAGAAGAAACGTAAGAAATCAAAGAAAGTTTTTACCATTTTTATCCTGGTTTTTGCATTTTTGCTCATTAAGGAGATTATGCAAACCCCCTATTCCGAAAATGTTACCACATCAGTAAATACGCTTGATTCTTTTGCGAACGTGAAAAAGTATAGTTCACTTCTGCGAGACGAGTTGGCTAAATACGGACTTGAGGAGCATACTTCGACATTGATTGCTTTGATGCAGCAGGAAAGCCGAGGACGGGGCGGTGACCCAATGCAGGCATCTGAGTCAGCGGGCCTTGATCCAAATACAATCACAGATCCAACGGAAAGCATTAAGTATGGAGTGAAACATTTTAAAAGGATCAATGAATATGGCAATGAAAAAGGCGTGGATTTTGCCACGATCCTTCAAGCATATAACATGGGAATTGGTTATATTGATTTCGTTGCGAATGAAGGGGGTAAGCATAATGAAGAGCTTGCAAAGAAGTTCTCCATGCTTCAGGTCGAAAAAAACCCCACGCTCTATGATTGCGGCGGTGACAAAGATAATTTTCGATACCCATATTGCTACGGTGACTACTCATACAGTGCGAAGGTATCCAAGAACATTGAGGATCTTGCCGACAGTATATCGGCTCAAGCTGATGGTGAGTGA
- a CDS encoding DUF4021 domain-containing protein, giving the protein MDKKNEKEEILDDKTKKYRNEFGADPDEQEMNGLYGMLETEYEDKLHDKEK; this is encoded by the coding sequence ATGGACAAGAAGAATGAAAAAGAAGAAATCCTTGATGATAAAACGAAAAAATATAGAAACGAGTTTGGGGCAGATCCAGATGAACAAGAAATGAATGGTCTGTATGGTATGCTGGAAACTGAATATGAAGATAAGCTACACGATAAAGAAAAGTAA
- a CDS encoding glucose 1-dehydrogenase: MSKRFDGKVVIITGAGSGLGQAAALEMAKEGAKLALVDLNDTSLESTKKLILEIAPQSEVLLVTADVSDEEAVKNYVDQTVSKYGRVDGFYNNAGIEGKQAPMAEYDSNVFNKVTDININGVFYGMKYILPIMKEQGSGAVVNVASVGGIRAVLNQAAYVASKHAVAGLTKTAAIEYGQYGISINAIAPGVILTAMVEGSFRQIGGENWEEAMADFVSVNPKKRFGKPEEVGRLVAFLLSGESEFINGVVIPIDGGQSSQY; the protein is encoded by the coding sequence ATGAGCAAACGATTCGATGGCAAAGTTGTAATCATTACTGGGGCAGGGTCAGGTTTAGGACAAGCAGCCGCATTGGAAATGGCTAAAGAAGGGGCAAAACTTGCATTAGTTGATTTAAACGATACATCTTTGGAATCGACAAAAAAATTAATCTTGGAAATTGCACCACAATCGGAAGTGCTCCTCGTCACTGCAGATGTATCGGATGAAGAAGCAGTAAAGAACTATGTAGACCAAACAGTCAGCAAATATGGCAGAGTCGATGGATTCTATAATAATGCGGGTATCGAAGGTAAACAGGCCCCTATGGCTGAATACGATAGCAACGTTTTCAACAAAGTAACGGACATCAATATCAATGGTGTATTCTATGGTATGAAATACATTCTGCCAATCATGAAAGAACAAGGCTCAGGGGCAGTCGTGAACGTGGCTTCTGTAGGCGGGATTCGTGCTGTGCTTAACCAAGCTGCATACGTTGCAAGTAAACATGCTGTAGCAGGCTTAACAAAGACTGCTGCCATAGAATATGGTCAATATGGTATCAGCATAAATGCCATTGCACCAGGAGTAATCTTAACAGCGATGGTAGAGGGATCATTCAGGCAAATAGGCGGAGAGAATTGGGAAGAAGCAATGGCGGATTTCGTCAGTGTGAATCCTAAGAAACGCTTCGGTAAACCTGAAGAAGTCGGCCGTTTAGTTGCCTTCCTATTATCAGGGGAATCAGAGTTCATCAACGGTGTAGTCATTCCGATTGATGGCGGACAATCTTCACAATACTAA
- a CDS encoding SDR family NAD(P)-dependent oxidoreductase, giving the protein MSLLGKVIIITGAGSGIGKETAYKLADQGAIVVAADYNDIAAKETAESIQQKGGTASFVKVDVAKAEEVEAMVEAAIAKHGTINGIFNNAGIGLVKPFLEMDPESYHRVVDVDQHGVYYGMYYAARKMVELGVTGATIVNTASIYGTMVSIGSFNYHAAKAAVIAMTKSGAIELAQYGIRVVGVAPGFIETPIIGEDPEFLDSLAQLHMRKKLIQPEKVAEVVTFLFSEKADAINGQVIPVDDGFLSFKG; this is encoded by the coding sequence ATGAGTTTACTAGGAAAGGTCATAATAATTACAGGAGCGGGCAGCGGAATTGGGAAGGAAACGGCATATAAATTAGCTGACCAGGGAGCTATCGTCGTAGCTGCAGATTATAATGATATTGCCGCTAAAGAAACGGCAGAATCTATTCAACAAAAGGGAGGCACGGCATCTTTTGTGAAAGTGGATGTAGCTAAAGCGGAAGAAGTGGAAGCGATGGTCGAAGCTGCAATTGCCAAACATGGCACCATCAATGGCATTTTCAACAACGCTGGAATTGGACTAGTAAAACCATTTTTGGAGATGGATCCAGAATCATACCACAGAGTAGTTGATGTTGATCAACACGGTGTTTATTATGGCATGTATTATGCAGCAAGGAAGATGGTCGAGCTTGGTGTAACAGGCGCAACGATTGTTAATACAGCCTCAATATATGGGACGATGGTTTCTATTGGCAGCTTTAATTACCATGCTGCAAAAGCAGCAGTCATCGCGATGACTAAATCCGGTGCAATTGAACTTGCGCAATATGGGATTCGCGTTGTCGGTGTTGCACCAGGTTTTATCGAAACGCCGATCATTGGTGAAGATCCAGAGTTCCTGGACAGTTTGGCACAACTTCATATGAGGAAAAAATTGATTCAGCCAGAAAAAGTTGCTGAAGTTGTAACGTTCTTGTTCTCTGAAAAAGCGGATGCCATTAATGGACAAGTCATTCCTGTTGATGATGGATTCTTAAGCTTTAAGGGCTAA
- a CDS encoding SDR family NAD(P)-dependent oxidoreductase, with protein sequence MQAFDFTEKVAIVTGGGGGIGRAASITLSENGAKVVVVDLSEEAGMLTVNKIKEKGGEAKFVKADVTKEDDIKNYVQKTIDFYGKIDIFLNNAGWEGKIMPLIDYPAEVFDQLMSINVRGVFLGMKHVLPHMIEQKSGAVVNTASGAGLLATPNMVAYGASKHAVLGMTKTAGVEVAPHGVRVNAVCPGVVNTAMMRSIESGFGQGDSAAAETARKQLEATTPDGRYAEPQEIANLMMYLVSELSSHITGQELVIDGGAILI encoded by the coding sequence ATGCAAGCATTTGATTTTACAGAAAAAGTAGCAATTGTTACCGGCGGCGGCGGGGGTATCGGTCGGGCAGCGTCTATTACACTTTCAGAAAATGGTGCCAAAGTGGTTGTTGTAGACCTTTCCGAAGAGGCTGGCATGCTAACGGTAAATAAAATCAAAGAAAAAGGCGGCGAAGCGAAATTCGTTAAAGCTGATGTTACAAAGGAAGACGATATAAAAAATTATGTTCAAAAAACGATAGATTTCTATGGGAAAATCGATATTTTCTTGAATAATGCAGGTTGGGAAGGCAAAATAATGCCGCTTATCGACTATCCTGCTGAGGTTTTCGATCAATTAATGTCAATAAATGTACGCGGTGTTTTCTTGGGCATGAAACATGTATTGCCCCATATGATTGAACAAAAAAGCGGGGCGGTCGTGAATACAGCTTCTGGAGCTGGTTTACTGGCAACGCCAAACATGGTGGCGTATGGCGCTAGTAAACATGCGGTTCTAGGAATGACGAAAACAGCTGGTGTCGAAGTTGCTCCACATGGTGTCCGGGTGAATGCCGTCTGTCCAGGTGTCGTCAACACGGCTATGATGCGGTCGATTGAAAGCGGATTTGGTCAAGGAGATTCCGCGGCAGCTGAAACGGCTAGAAAACAGTTGGAAGCAACGACTCCGGATGGCAGGTATGCTGAGCCGCAGGAAATTGCAAATCTAATGATGTACTTAGTATCCGAACTTTCCAGCCACATTACGGGTCAAGAACTTGTAATCGACGGAGGGGCCATTTTAATCTAA
- a CDS encoding helix-turn-helix transcriptional regulator → MKKGEKLSATVETVGLSQREFLTIFLLHSLRLKANYPRAIHQDLKNTFTGKVHSYDYLCKISNTLVESNHLSLYTNKGRNYYQITEKGKELYIWYQENFLERFSEVKKVIDRFMFDLRGSGENPPVVNELPEEYRSYFSKIISVKDLVRYVTLKAAFTKKPIYMGEIGDLLKNQFGWIASNGYLYDLSHEMEENGLLVGRWESEKRTKRYLRITDEGQHHYKQIADSAAFQVQEVQKYMASVIMFLKEKS, encoded by the coding sequence GTGAAGAAAGGGGAGAAACTGTCTGCAACGGTTGAAACTGTTGGTTTGAGCCAGCGGGAATTTTTAACGATTTTCTTACTTCACTCTTTGAGGTTAAAAGCGAATTATCCAAGGGCGATTCATCAGGACCTGAAAAATACGTTCACTGGAAAAGTGCATAGCTATGACTATTTATGTAAAATATCCAATACGCTAGTCGAATCCAATCATTTATCCTTATATACGAATAAGGGAAGAAATTATTATCAAATAACGGAAAAAGGCAAAGAGCTTTACATATGGTACCAAGAAAATTTCCTGGAACGGTTTTCCGAAGTGAAAAAGGTCATTGATCGCTTCATGTTCGATTTAAGGGGATCTGGTGAAAACCCACCGGTTGTTAATGAGCTTCCTGAAGAATACAGGTCGTATTTCTCGAAAATAATATCGGTGAAGGATCTTGTCCGTTATGTAACCTTAAAAGCCGCTTTCACTAAGAAGCCCATATACATGGGGGAAATTGGCGATCTGCTTAAAAATCAGTTCGGTTGGATCGCTTCTAACGGTTATTTATACGATTTATCTCATGAAATGGAAGAGAACGGGCTACTTGTCGGCAGGTGGGAAAGTGAAAAACGAACTAAACGCTATTTACGAATCACCGACGAAGGACAGCATCATTACAAACAGATTGCGGATTCTGCCGCCTTTCAAGTCCAGGAAGTCCAAAAATACATGGCCAGTGTCATTATGTTCTTAAAAGAAAAGAGTTAA
- a CDS encoding VOC family protein, with protein MINKVGQIMLYVNNQDESLKFWTEKFGFSVISEEDNGQGLRWIEIAPTKEAETSIILHNKEFIAKMQPELNLNTPSLMFYSDNLDELYKDFSEKNIKVGELVNMPSGRVFNFADNEDNYFAVMEKK; from the coding sequence ATGATTAATAAAGTCGGTCAAATTATGTTATATGTAAATAACCAAGACGAGTCATTGAAATTTTGGACGGAAAAATTCGGTTTTAGCGTAATTTCTGAAGAAGATAATGGCCAAGGGCTAAGATGGATTGAAATAGCCCCAACAAAGGAAGCAGAAACGAGTATCATCCTGCATAATAAGGAATTCATTGCTAAAATGCAGCCTGAATTAAATCTTAATACACCTTCGTTAATGTTTTACTCGGATAATCTTGATGAATTATATAAAGACTTTTCAGAGAAGAATATCAAAGTGGGAGAGCTTGTAAATATGCCATCTGGAAGAGTTTTCAATTTTGCTGATAATGAAGATAATTACTTTGCGGTCATGGAAAAGAAGTAA
- a CDS encoding VOC family protein produces the protein MSVDAYLNFNGNCRQAVEFYAEVFGTEQPNIMTFGETPPNPEFPLPEEAKDLVMHTRLNISGSNIMFSDTFPGMPFVEGNNISLAYVSNDLDEIKSIFNKLSEGGKVGLELQETFWSKIYGQLTDKFGIQWQFNFES, from the coding sequence ATGTCAGTTGATGCATATCTTAATTTTAATGGGAATTGTCGACAAGCAGTAGAGTTCTACGCAGAGGTTTTTGGAACGGAACAACCAAATATCATGACCTTTGGGGAAACACCGCCTAATCCGGAATTTCCCCTTCCAGAAGAAGCGAAAGATCTAGTCATGCATACAAGGCTAAATATTAGTGGAAGCAATATCATGTTTTCAGATACTTTTCCTGGTATGCCTTTTGTAGAAGGAAACAATATCAGCCTGGCATATGTCAGTAATGATTTAGATGAAATTAAATCGATTTTTAACAAATTAAGTGAAGGCGGCAAGGTTGGGCTAGAGCTCCAAGAAACATTCTGGAGTAAAATTTACGGTCAGTTAACCGATAAATTCGGGATCCAATGGCAATTTAACTTCGAGAGCTGA
- a CDS encoding DUF402 domain-containing protein, giving the protein MDNIFITALQHGDEIIERKIRYDSIVVEHNCLLLKAKNKHVVLFHEIMDSFTMKAGPIKLTIPIGSYTIAYYWKDRPYNLYIWRDNDGNYLGSYFNIVRNTYMADNLVSFEDLIIDILVLPGGAHFILDEEELPVPLEQFESGYVKQVLISLLDSIDILLSQTISESEKLFKHKDLLSLLNNK; this is encoded by the coding sequence ATGGACAATATATTTATAACAGCACTACAACATGGCGATGAAATCATAGAAAGAAAAATCCGCTACGACTCCATAGTTGTAGAACATAACTGTTTGCTGTTAAAAGCAAAAAATAAACATGTCGTGCTTTTTCATGAAATCATGGATTCGTTCACGATGAAAGCGGGTCCTATAAAATTAACCATTCCTATAGGCAGTTATACGATTGCTTATTATTGGAAAGATCGTCCTTATAATTTATACATTTGGAGAGATAACGACGGAAACTATTTAGGATCCTATTTTAATATTGTAAGAAATACATATATGGCGGATAATTTGGTATCCTTTGAGGATTTGATCATTGATATCTTGGTGCTTCCGGGTGGGGCACATTTTATTTTAGACGAGGAAGAGTTACCTGTGCCATTAGAGCAATTTGAGAGTGGTTATGTTAAACAAGTTCTAATCTCTTTACTTGATTCCATTGATATTCTTCTTTCACAAACCATTTCAGAATCCGAGAAGCTCTTTAAACATAAAGACCTCCTTTCATTGCTGAACAACAAATGA
- a CDS encoding DinB family protein, which translates to MVVLSKEGFLNILEGNRSLTLRVVEAFPEEELFHYTPAGKLRPFAEMVKEIMNIETAYMRGIALGVWEFPDSFAGISTKEELVSACEAVRDDTRKLWEEMTEETLGVVEKDPFFGPSQSHFDRLQYALENEIHHRGQGYIYLRTLGIEPPEFFVR; encoded by the coding sequence ATGGTGGTTCTATCGAAAGAGGGTTTCTTAAATATATTGGAAGGCAACAGGAGCTTGACGTTGCGGGTGGTTGAAGCTTTCCCTGAAGAAGAATTGTTTCATTATACACCGGCCGGGAAGCTTCGCCCTTTCGCAGAGATGGTTAAAGAAATCATGAACATTGAGACTGCATATATGCGTGGAATTGCACTGGGTGTTTGGGAGTTTCCAGATTCGTTTGCCGGAATTTCTACCAAAGAAGAACTTGTATCAGCATGCGAAGCAGTAAGGGATGATACAAGGAAACTCTGGGAGGAAATGACCGAGGAAACGCTTGGAGTGGTTGAAAAGGATCCTTTTTTCGGTCCCTCACAAAGCCACTTTGATAGACTTCAATATGCCTTGGAAAATGAGATCCACCATAGGGGACAGGGGTATATCTATCTCAGAACACTCGGAATTGAACCACCGGAATTTTTCGTAAGGTAA
- a CDS encoding GntR family transcriptional regulator — MFGNTSNLTDGIYFGESLPQQIAKHILKKIIEGEIEAGEKIVEEDISKELNTSRAPVREALYLLQVDGIVERIPRRGTIVKPFSQREIIEYNDATIGLIQMGIEFSQGNWHAENKQSLRKHLESATDECEKGNVIEYQKRATQIFRYIFSIANNKALSRFFEEASHILMVFAQSQWNTETMESFHFKLKMSIEAILEDDLVKAKNEIHEALNRGVM; from the coding sequence ATGTTTGGAAATACTTCCAATTTAACAGATGGCATTTATTTTGGAGAATCGTTACCACAACAAATCGCTAAACATATTTTAAAAAAAATCATTGAAGGTGAAATAGAAGCTGGAGAGAAAATCGTCGAAGAAGACATTTCCAAAGAATTGAATACTAGCCGTGCACCAGTACGCGAAGCCCTTTATCTACTGCAGGTTGACGGTATTGTTGAGAGAATTCCGAGGCGGGGAACGATCGTCAAGCCATTTTCACAAAGGGAAATCATTGAATATAATGATGCTACGATCGGACTGATCCAGATGGGCATTGAATTTTCCCAAGGGAATTGGCACGCAGAAAATAAGCAATCATTACGAAAGCATTTGGAAAGCGCAACAGATGAGTGTGAAAAAGGTAATGTTATCGAGTATCAAAAAAGGGCTACACAGATATTTCGATATATTTTTTCAATCGCAAATAATAAAGCATTATCAAGATTTTTTGAAGAAGCCAGTCATATCCTCATGGTTTTTGCCCAAAGTCAATGGAATACAGAAACGATGGAAAGCTTCCATTTTAAATTAAAGATGTCCATTGAGGCCATTCTAGAAGATGATTTAGTTAAAGCAAAAAATGAAATTCATGAAGCCCTGAATCGTGGAGTGATGTAG
- a CDS encoding 2Fe-2S iron-sulfur cluster-binding protein, with product MPNVTVFDQGTFEVEMGKKLVLALEDNGINILHRCGGKAKCTTCRVEILAGDFLEVTHKEKKIFEEKGMEDHLRLSCQIYVNGDITVRPIKTVENSGIPAGPRPAD from the coding sequence ATGCCTAATGTAACAGTATTTGACCAAGGAACGTTTGAAGTAGAAATGGGAAAAAAATTAGTATTGGCATTGGAAGATAACGGTATAAATATTCTCCACCGATGCGGTGGGAAGGCTAAATGTACAACTTGCAGAGTTGAAATATTGGCAGGTGATTTTTTGGAGGTGACACATAAAGAAAAAAAAATCTTTGAGGAAAAAGGAATGGAAGATCATTTACGTTTATCTTGTCAAATTTACGTGAATGGAGACATTACCGTTCGGCCGATCAAGACGGTAGAAAACTCTGGAATTCCTGCTGGGCCAAGGCCTGCTGACTGA
- the cdaS gene encoding sporulation-specific diadenylate cyclase CdaS, whose product MNNGNCDFSPMKQMLKEDLRQVISALQDNLEAMGDENYCLLGNFEKIKDKFIYIDMKAATFYLNCYLSPFTDKYPELSTCVQNLSNLRHGGLIVIQRGDPIDSLIQPGISIGAELTHSLLESIFFPGNPLHDGAVLVNKNQIVSAANVLPLSDRSTGGKKLGTRHRSALGLSERSDALVLVVSEETGRVSFALDGNLYPINTHGPI is encoded by the coding sequence GTGAATAATGGCAATTGTGATTTTTCACCAATGAAACAAATGTTAAAAGAGGATTTACGACAAGTAATATCAGCATTACAGGATAACTTAGAAGCAATGGGGGATGAAAATTATTGTCTTCTTGGGAATTTCGAGAAAATAAAAGATAAATTTATATACATCGATATGAAAGCAGCTACATTTTATTTGAACTGTTATTTGTCACCGTTTACGGACAAATATCCCGAGTTATCAACTTGCGTACAAAATTTGTCGAATTTGAGACATGGCGGCTTGATTGTGATTCAACGGGGAGACCCTATTGATTCATTGATTCAACCCGGTATTTCAATAGGAGCGGAGTTAACCCATTCTTTATTGGAATCAATTTTTTTCCCTGGAAATCCACTGCATGATGGTGCCGTTTTGGTTAATAAAAATCAGATTGTTTCCGCAGCAAATGTCCTTCCGCTTTCAGACAGATCAACAGGGGGAAAAAAACTTGGAACACGCCACCGCTCTGCATTAGGTTTATCTGAACGAAGTGATGCCCTGGTATTGGTAGTATCAGAAGAAACAGGAAGAGTTTCATTTGCGTTAGATGGAAATCTGTACCCGATTAATACACATGGACCTATATAA
- the map gene encoding type I methionyl aminopeptidase translates to MITIKSEREINLMHEAGKLLAATHREIAKMIKPGITTWEIEEFVDKYLAEHGATPEQKGYNGYKYATCASVNDVICHGFPQKKALKEGDIVTIDMVVNLNGGLADSAWTYAVGEVSDEAQRLMDVTKNALYRGIEVARAGNRLGDIGHAIQSYAEGEKFSVVRDFTGHGIGKTMHEDPTVLHYGKPGKGARLKEGMVITIEPMLNAGTWHMKMDQDGWTARTADGKLSAQYEHTLVITKGEPIILTEQ, encoded by the coding sequence ATGATAACCATTAAAAGTGAACGAGAAATAAATTTGATGCATGAAGCGGGCAAACTTCTTGCTGCGACGCATAGAGAAATTGCAAAAATGATAAAACCGGGCATCACGACTTGGGAAATCGAAGAATTTGTCGATAAGTACTTGGCTGAGCATGGTGCTACACCTGAACAAAAGGGCTATAACGGCTACAAATATGCAACGTGTGCGTCAGTGAATGATGTAATTTGTCACGGCTTTCCGCAAAAGAAAGCCCTAAAAGAGGGAGACATCGTAACGATTGATATGGTGGTGAACCTTAACGGCGGTTTGGCGGATTCCGCTTGGACATATGCGGTCGGTGAAGTTTCCGATGAGGCTCAGCGTTTAATGGATGTAACCAAGAATGCTTTATACAGGGGCATCGAAGTTGCACGTGCAGGAAATCGTCTCGGGGATATCGGGCATGCAATCCAGTCATATGCAGAAGGTGAGAAGTTTTCTGTAGTCCGCGATTTTACAGGTCACGGAATCGGTAAAACCATGCACGAGGACCCAACCGTCCTACATTATGGTAAGCCAGGTAAAGGTGCCCGTCTAAAAGAAGGTATGGTCATCACGATCGAGCCAATGCTGAATGCAGGAACATGGCATATGAAAATGGACCAAGACGGCTGGACGGCGAGAACGGCAGATGGAAAGCTTTCCGCGCAATATGAACATACCCTTGTCATTACAAAAGGTGAACCGATCATTTTAACGGAACAGTAA
- a CDS encoding VOC family protein: protein MKNKIQKITTNLWFDTQAEEAANFYTSIFENSKIGRITRYGNAGNQIHGKPEGSVMTVEFKLDGQAFVALNGGPQFKFTEAISFIINCEDQEDVDYYWEKLSEGGDEKAQVCGWLKDRFGVSWQIVPENLTEMVNDSAPEKSERVMKALLQMKKIDIKTLKQAYIG, encoded by the coding sequence ATGAAAAATAAAATTCAAAAAATCACGACCAACTTGTGGTTTGATACACAAGCTGAAGAGGCGGCGAATTTCTACACTTCCATATTCGAAAATTCTAAGATCGGAAGAATCACTCGCTATGGAAATGCAGGAAATCAAATCCACGGGAAGCCAGAGGGATCAGTGATGACCGTGGAATTTAAACTGGACGGACAAGCATTCGTAGCATTAAATGGCGGTCCGCAATTCAAATTCACCGAGGCAATATCATTTATCATCAATTGCGAGGACCAAGAAGATGTGGATTATTATTGGGAAAAACTATCCGAAGGCGGAGATGAAAAGGCGCAAGTGTGCGGTTGGCTGAAAGATCGATTTGGTGTGTCATGGCAAATTGTCCCTGAAAATCTAACCGAGATGGTAAATGACTCCGCCCCTGAAAAATCGGAAAGAGTAATGAAAGCGCTGCTCCAAATGAAGAAAATCGACATTAAAACTTTAAAGCAGGCGTATATAGGATAG